A window of Amycolatopsis tolypomycina genomic DNA:
AGGTGGCGGTCGTGCTCGGGTACGCCGACGCGAGTGCCGTCCGCGTGGACACCGCCTTCAAGGACGCCGGCTTCGACTCGCTGACCGCGGTCGAACTGCGCAACCGGCTGCGCGAGGCGACCGGGCTGAAGCTGCCCGCCACGCTGGTCTTCGACTACCCGAACCCCCAGGCCCTGGCCAAGTTCCTGCGCGAAGAACTCGGCGGCGCGGCCGAGCCGGCGGTGACCACGACGGCCGCGAAGGCCGACCTCGGCGAGCCGATCGCCATCGTCGGCATGGCCTGCCGCCTGCCGGGCGGGGTCACCGGCCCCGAGGACCTCTGGCGGCTGGTGGCCGAGGGCCGGGACGCCGTCTCGGAGTTCCCCGCCGACCGCGGCTGGGACACCGACGGCCTGTACGACCCGGACCCGGCGGTCCCGGGCAAGACCTACACCCGGCACGGCGGGTTCCTGCACGAAGCCGGCCTCTTCGACGCGGGCTTCTTCGGGATCTCGCCGCGCGAGGCCGTCGCGATGGACCCGCAGCAGCGGCTCCTGCTGGAGACGTCCTGGGAGGCCATGGAAGACGCCGGGGTCGACCCGCTTTCGCTCAAGGGCGACGACGTCGGCGTGTTCACCGGCATGTTCGGCCAGGGCTACGTCGCGCCGGGGGACAGCGTCGTCACCCCGGAGCTGGAGGGCTTCGCGGGCACCGGCGGTTCGTCGAGCGTGGCGTCCGGCCGCGTGTCGTACGTGTTCGGCTTCGAAGGCCCGGCGGTGACGATCGACTCGGCGTGCTCGTCGTCGCTGGTCGCGATGCACCTCGCCGCGCAGTCGCTGCGCCAGGGCGAATGCTCGATGGCCCTGGCGGGCGGCGCGACCGTGATGGCGAACCCCGGGGCGTTCGTGGAGTTCTCCCGCCAGCGCGGCCTCGCCGTGGACGGGCGCTGCAAGGCGTTCGCCGCCGCGGCCGACGGCACCGGCTGGGCCGAAGGCGTCGGCGTGGTCATCCTCGAACGGCTGTCGGTGGCCCGCGAACGCGGCCACCGGATCCTGGCCGTGCTGAGCGGCAGCGCGGTCAACCAGGACGGCGCTTCGAACGGCCTCACCGCCCCGAACGGGCCTTCGCAGCAGCGGGTGATCCGCCGGGCGCTGGTGAGCGCCGGGCTGGCACCGTCCGATGTGGACGTCGTCGAGGCGCACGGCACCGGCACCACCCTGGGTGACCCGATCGAGGCCCAGGCCCTGCTGGCGACCTACGGCAAGGACCGTGAGACGCCGTTGTGGCTGGGCTCGCTCAAGTCGAACATCGGCCACGCGCAGGCCGCGGCGGGGGTCGCGGGCGTGATCAAGATGGTCCAGGCCCTGCGCCACGAGGTTCTGCCGCCGACACTGCACGTCGACGAACCGACGCCCGAGGTCGACTGGTCCGCCGGTGCCGTCGAACTGCTGACGGAGGCTCGCGAGTGGCCGCGCACCGGCCGTCCGCGCCGGGCCGGGGTGTCCGCGTTCGGCGTCAGCGGCACGAACGCCCACCTGATCCTGGAAGAGGCGCCCGCCGAAGAGCCGGTGCCCACGCCCGAGGTGCCGGTGGTGCCGGTGGTGGTTTCCGCCCGCGGCACGGCTTCCCTGGCCGCTCAGGCGGGCCGGCTCGCCTCGCTGGTCGAGGGTGACGTCCCGCTGGCGGGCGTCGCCCGGGCGCTGGTGACCGACCGGGCCGCGCTGACCGAGCGCGCGGTCGTCGTCGCGGGTTCCCGCGAGGAAGCCGTGACGGGCCTGGCCGCGCTGGCCCGCGGCGAAGACACGGCCGCGGTGGTCACCGGCCGGGCGGGTTCGCCGGGCAAGCTCGTCTGGGTCTTCCCGGGCCAGGGCTCCCAGTGGGCGGGCATGGGCCGTGAGCTCCTCGACGAGTCTCCGGTGTTCGCCGCGCGGGTCGCCGAATGCGCGGCCGCGCTGGAACCGTGGGTCGACTGGTCGCTGCTGGACGTCCTGCGCGGCGAAGGTGACTTGGACCGCGTCGACGTGGTGCAGCCCGCGAGCTTCGCGGTGATGGTCGGCCTGGCCGCGGTGTGGCAGTCCGCGGGGGTGCGGCCGGACGCCGTCGTCGGCCACTCCCAGGGCGAGATCGCCGCCGCCTGCGTGTCGGGAGCGTTGTCGCTGCCGGACGCGGCCAAGGTCGTCGCGTTGCGCAGCCAGGCGATCGCCACCCGGCTGGCCGGCCACGGCGGCATGGCCTCGGTCGCGTTGAGCGAAGAAGACGCGACCGCGTGGCTGGCGCCGTGGGCCGACCGGGTCCAGGTGGCCGCGGTCAACAGCCCGACCTCGGTGGTGATCGCCGGGGAAGCCCGGGCCCTCGACGAGGTCGTCGAAGCCTTGACCGGTCAGGACGTCCGCGTCCGGCGGGTCGCCGTCGACTACGGGTCCCACACCAACCAGGTCGAAGCCATCGAGGACCTCCTCGCCGAAACCCTGGCCGGGATCGAGGCGCAGGCTCCGGCGGTCCCGTTCTTCTCCACGCTCACCGGCGACTGGATCACCGAAGCCGGGGTCGTCGACGGTGGCTACTGGTACCGGAACCTGCGCAACCGGGTCGGCTTCGGCCCGGCGGTGGCGGAGCTGGTGCGCCGGGGCCACGGCGTGTTCGTCGAGGTCAGCGCGCACCCGGTGCTGGTCCAGCCGCTCAGCGAGATCAGCGACGACGCCGTGGTGACCGGATCGCTGCGGCGCGACGACGGTGGCCTGCGCCGCCTGCTGACGTCGATGGCCGAGCTGTACGTGCGGGGCGTCGCGCTCGACTGGACCGCGGTCCTGCCGCAGGCGGGCCGGGTCGACCTGCCGAAGTACGCCTTCGACCACCGGCACTACTGGCTCCGGCCCGCCGAATCCGCCACCGACGCGGCTTCGCTGGGCCAGGCGGCCGCCGACCACCCGCTGCTGGGCGCGGTCGTCGAGCTGCCGCAGTCCGACGGCCTGGTCTTCACCTCGCGGCTGTCGGTGCGGACGCACCCGTGGCTGGCCGGCCACGTGGTCGGCGGCGTGGTGATCCTCCCCGGTTCCGGGCTGGCCGAGCTGGCCGTGCGGGCCGGCGACGAAGCCGGCTGCACCGCGCTCGACGAGCTGATCATCGAGGCGCCGCTGGTCGTGCCCGCCCAGGGCGCGGTCCGCGTCCAGGTCACGCTGAGCGGCCCGGACGAGACCGGCTCACGCACGGTGGACGTCTACTCGCGGCGCGACGGCGGCTCGTGGACGCGGCACGCCACCGGCGTGCTGTCGACGGCTCCCGGCCAGGGCACGGCGTTCGACTTCCGGGCCTGGCCGCCCGCGGACGCCGAGCGCGTCGACGTCGAGACCTTCTACGCAGACCTGGCCGAGCGTGGGTACGGGTACGGGCCGGCGTTCCAGGGCCTGCGGGCGGCGTGGCGGCGCGGTGACGAGGTGTTCGCCGAGGTCGCCCTCCCCGAGGACCTGCGCAAGGACGCGGGCCGGTTCGGCGTCCACCCGGCACTGCTCGACGCGGCTTTGCAGGCCGCGACGGTCGGCGCTGAGCCCGGCGAGCCGGTGCTGGCGTTCGCGTGGAACGGCCTGGTCCTGCACGCGGCCGGTGCGTCGGCGCTGCGGGTCCGGCTCGCGCCGAGTGGCTCGGACGCGCTGTCGGTCGAGGCCGCCGACGAAACCGGCGGCCTGGTCCTGACCATGGACTCGCTGGTGTCCCGGCCGGTCTCGGCCGAGCAGCTGGGCGCCGCGGGCCACGACGCGATGTTCCGCGTCGACTGGACCGAACTCCCCATGGGCCGGGTGACGGCCACCGCGGAGGACGCCGAGGTGCTGGAGGTGGTCGCGGGCGACTCGCCGCTGGCGGCGACCACGCGGGTCCTGGAGAAGCTCCAGGCGTGGCTGGCCGAACCCGAAGCGGAACGCCTGGTCGTCGTCACGCGCGGGGCCGTGCCCGCCGGCGGCGACGGCACGCTGACCGACCCGGCCGCGGCCGCGGTGTGGGGCCTGGTCCGGTCCGCGCAGGCGGAGCACCCGGACCGGATCGTCCTGCTCGACACTGACGGCGAGATCCCGCTGGGCGCCGTACTGGCCTCCGGTGAGCCGCAGCTCGCGGTCCGGGGCACGACGCTTCTCGTGCCCCGCCTGGCCCGCGCCACCCGGATCGCGGACGCGCCCGCCGCGTTCGACCCGGACGGGACCGTCCTGATCTCGGGTGCGGGATCGCTGGGCGCCCTCGTCGCCCGGCACCTGGTCGGCAGGCACGGCGTGCGGAAACTCGTGCTGGCCAGCAGGCAGGGCGCGGACGCCGAGGGTGCGAAGGACCTGGTCGCCGACCTGGCCGACGCAGATGTGTCCTTTGTGGCCTGTGACGTCTCGGACCGGGACCAGGTGGCCGCGCTGGTCGCGGACCTGCCGGACCTGACCGGGGTGGTGCACACGGCCGGTGTCTTCGAAGACGGCGTGATCGAGGCGCTGACCCCTGACCAGCTCGCGAACGTCTACGCGGCCAAAGTCACCGCCGCGCATCACCTCGACGAGCTGACCCGCGACCGGGACCTCGGCGCGTTCGTCGTGTTCTCGTCCGTCGCGGGTGTGCTGGGCGGCGGCGGCCAGGGCCCGTACGCGGCGGCGAACGCCTTCCTCGACGCGGCCATGGCGAGCCGCCGGGCCGCGGGCCTGCCCGGCCTGTCACTGGCCTGGGGTCTCTGGGAACGCAGCAGCGGCATGGCGGCGCACCTCAGCGACGTCGACCACGCGCGGGCGAGCCGCAACGGCGTCCTGGAACTGACCCGCGAAGAGGGCCTGGCGCTGTTCGACCTCGCGCTGCGGACGGACGAGTCGCTGCTCGTGCCGATCAAGCTCGACCTCGCGGCGATGCGGGCGGGCACGGTCCCGGTCCTGTTCCGCGGCCTGGTGCGGCCGGCCAGGAGCCAGGTCCGCTCGGTGTCCACTGTGGACGACGGACTGGCCGGGCTCGCCCCGGCCGAGCGGGAGGCGCGGCTCGTCGACCTGGTGCGCGGGCAGGTCGCGGTCGTGCTCGGCTACGACGGGCCGGACGCGGTGCGCGCGGACACGGCGTTCAAGGACACCGGGTTCGACTCGCTGACGTCGGTGGAACTGCGCAACCGGCTGCGCCAGGCGACCGGGCTGAAGCTGCCCGCCACGCTGGTCTTCGACTACCCGAACCCCTTGGCGGTGGCGCGGTTCCTGAGCGCGCGGCTGGTCCCGGAGACCAACGGGCACAACGGGACCAACGGCGACCGGCTGCGGCACGCGCTGGCGTCCGCCGCGACCGAGGAGCCGTCGATCGCCGAACTGGGTGTCGACGACCTCGTGCAACTGGCTTTCGGCGACGAGTGATGGGGAGCAAGTGGTGAGTGCGTCGTATGAAAAGGTCGTCGAGGCGCTGCGGAAGTCCCTCGAAGAGGTCGGCACGCTGAAGAAGCGGGTCGACGCCGCCCGCGAGCCGATCGCGATCGTCGGCATGGCCTGCCGGCTGCCCGGCGGCGTCACCGGACCCGGCGACCTGTGGCGGTTGGTCGCCGAGGGCGGCGACGCCGTCTCGGAGTTCCCGGCCGACCGCGGTTGGGACCTGGAGAACCTGTTCGACCCGGACCCCGACCACGCGGGCACGTCGTACACCGACCGCGGTGGCTTCCTCCACGACGCGGCCCTGTTCGACCCGGGCTTCTTCGGGATCTCGCCGCGCGAGGCACTGGCCATGGACCCGCAGCAGCGGCTGCTCCTGGAGGCGTCCTGGGAAGCACTGGAAGGCGTCGGCCTCGACCCGACGTCGCTGCAGGGCACCGACGTCGGCGTGTTCACCGGCGCCGGCGGCTCGGGCTACGGCGGTGGCCTGGCCGGGCCGGAGATGCAGAGCTTCGCGGGCACCGGGCTGGCGTCGAGCGTGGCGTCGGGCCGGGTGTCCTACGTCTTCGGGTTCGAAGGCCCGGCGGTCACGATCGACACGGCGTGCTCGTCGTCGCTGGTCGCGATGCACCTCGCCGCGCAGGCGCTGCGGCGGGGCGACTGCTCGATGGCCCTCGCGAGCGGCGCGATGGTGATGTCGGGCCCCGACTCCTTCGTCGTCTTCTCGCGGCAGCGGGGCCTGGCCGCCGACGGCCGGTGCAGGGCCTTCGCCTCGGGTGCCGACGGCATGGTGCTCGCCGAGGGCATCAGCGTCGTCGTGCTGGAACGGCTGTCGGTCGCCCGGCAGCGCGGGCACCACGTCCTCGCCGTCCTGCGCGGCAGCGCGGTGAACCAGGACGGCGCGTCCAACGGCCTCACCGCCCCGAACGGCCCTTCGCAGCAGCGCGTCATCCGCGCCGCGCTGGCCGACGCCGGACTCGGACCGTCCGATGTGGACCTTGTCGAGGCGCACGGGACCGGCACGAGCCTCGGCGATCCGATCGAGGCGCAGGCGCTGCTGGCCACCTACGGTCAGGAGCGCGAGACGCCGTTGTGGCTCGGCTCGCTGAAGTCGAACATCGGCCACACCCAGGCCGCCGCGGGCGTGGCCAGCGTGATCAAGGTCGTCCAGGCGCTGCGGCACGGCGTCATGCCGCCGACCCTGCACGTCGACGAGCCCACCGCGCAGGTCGACTGGTCCGAGGGTGCGGTCTCGTTGCTGACGGAAGCCCGGGACTGGCCGCGCGGCTCGCGGCCGCGCCGGGCCGGGGTGTCGTCGTTCGGCGTCAGCGGCACGAACGTGCACCTGATCATCGAAGAAGCGCCCGAGGAGCCCGCGGTCGCGGTGCCGTCGTCCCCGGACGTCGTCCCGCTGGTGGTGTCCGCGCGCAGCACCGGTTCCCTGGCCGGGCAGGCCGAACGGCTGACCGGGGTGGACGTGCCACTGGGGCAGCTCGCCGGGGCGCTCGTGTCCGGGCGCGCGGTGCTGGAGGAACGCGCGGTCGTCGTGGCCGGTTCGGAGGCGGAAGCCCGCGCGGGCCTCGGTGCCCTGGCCCGCGGTGCGGCCGCGCCTGGTGTCGTGACCGGGACGGCGGGCAAGCCGGGCAAGGTCGTCTGGGTGTTCCCGGGCCAGGGGACGCAGTGGGCCGGCATGGGCCGGGAGCTCCTCGACGCGTCGCCGGTGTTCGCCGAGCGGATCAAGGAGTGCGCGGCCGCCCTGGACCAGTGGACCGACTGGTCGCTGCTCGACGTCCTGAGCGGTGACGGCGACCTGGACCGCGTCGACGTGCTCCAGCCCGCGTGTTTCGCGGTGATGGTGGGGCTGGCCGCGGTGTGGGAGTCCGTGGGGGTACGGCCGGACGCGGTGCTCGGGCACTCCCAAGGTGAGATCGCGGCCGCCTGCGTCTCGGGGGCGTTGTCGCTGGACGACGCGGCGAAGGTGGTGGCCCTGCGCAGCCGGGCGATCGCCGCGCAGCTGTCCGGCCGCGGTGGCATGGCGTCGGTGCAGTTGGGCCACGACGAGGTGGCTGCCCGGCTGGCGCCGTGGGAGGGCCGTGTCGAGATCGCGGCAGTCAACGGTCCCGCCTCGGTCGTGATCGCGGGTGACGCCGAAGCGCTCACCGAGGCCGTCGAAGCTCTCGGTGGTCGGCGGGTCGCCGTGGACTACGCGTCCCACACCCGGCACGTCGAGGACATCCGCGACACGCTCGCCGAGACCTTGGCCGGGATCGAGGCGCAGGCGCCCGTGGTGCCGTTCTTTTCGACGGTGACCGGTGAATGGGTGCAGGGCGGTGTCCTGGACGGCGGTTACTGGTACCGGAACTTGCGTAACCAGGTTGGGTTCGGCGCTGCGGTCGAGGCGTTGATCGAGCAGGGGCATGGCGTGTTCGTCGAGGTCAGTGCGCACCCGGTGCTGGTGCAGTCGATCAGTGAACTCGCCGATGCCGTTGGGACGCTGCGGCGGGACGACGGCGGGTTGCGGCGGCTGCTGACGTCGATGGCGGAGCTGTTCGTCCGCGGCGTCGACGTGGACTGGACGACGCTGGTGCCGCCCGCGCGCGTCGACCTGCCGACGTACGCCTTCGACCACCAGCACTTCTGGCTCCGGCCGGCCGAGCAGGCGGACGCCGTCTCGCTCGGCCAGGCACCGGCCGGGCACCCGCTGCTCGGCGCGGTCGTGCCGCTGCCGCAGTCGGACGGCCTGGTGTTCACCTCGCGCCTGTCGCTGCGGACACACCCCTGGCTGGCCGACCACACCATCGGCGGCGTGGTGCTCTTCCCCGGCACCGGCCTGGTCGAACTGGCCGTGCGGGCCGGCGACGAAGCCGGCTGCCCGGTGCTGGACGAACTCGTCACCGAAGCGCCGCTCGTCGTGCCCGCCCCGGGCGTCAGCGTCCAGGTCACGGTGAGCGGCCCGGACCAGAACGGCTCCCGCACGGTCGACATCCACTCCCGGCGCGACGACGTGTGGACGCGGCACGCGACCGGCACGGTCTCGGCGACGCCGGGCCCGACCGGCGGCTTCGACTTCACCGCGTGGCCGCCCCCGGGCGGGCAGCGCGTCGAGATCGGCGGCTTCTACGAGGACCTCGCCGAACGCGGATATGCGTACGGGCCGCTGTTCCAGGGCGTGCGGGCGGTGTGGCAACGCGACGGCGAGGTCTTCGCCGAGGTCGCCCTGCCCGACGACCGCCGGGAGGACGCCGCCCGGTTCGGCCTCCACCCCGCGTTGCTCGACGCGGCTTTGCAGACCGGGACGATCGCCGCGGCCGCGTCGGGGCAGCCCGGGAAATCCGTGATGCCGTTCTCGTGGAACCGGCTGGCGCTGCACGCCGTGGGCGCCGCGGGGCTGCGGGTCCGGGTCGCGCCCGGCGGGCCGGACGCGCTGACCGTCGAGGCCGCCGACGAGACCGGCGCCCCGGTGCTCACCATGGACTCGCTGATCCTGCGCGAGGTCGCTCTCGACCAGCTCGACACCGCGCGCACCGGCTCGCTGTACCGGGTGGACTGGCCCGAACTGACCATTGTGGACAGTGTGGCGCCTGCCGGGCAGGCCGAGGTGCTGGAAGCGGTCGGCGGGGAGCCCCTGGTCCTGACCACCCGGGTGCTGGAAGCCGTGCAGGCGTTCCTCGCCGAGGCGGCGGAAGACGCCCGGCTGGTCGTGGTGACCCGCGGTGCCGTCCGCGAGGTGACCGACCCGGCCGGGGCCGCGGTGTGGGGCCTGGTCCGGGCCGCCCAGTCGGAGAACCCCGACCGGATCGTGCTGCTCGACACCGACGGCGACGTGCCGCTGGAAGCCGCGCTGGCGACCGGCGAGCCGCAGCTCGCGTGGCGCGGGACCACGTTCTCGGTGCCCCGGCTCGCCCGCGTCACCGAACCGGCCGAGACACCGCTGACGTTCCGGCCGGACGGGACGGTCCTCGTCTCCGGCGGCGGGACGCTGGGTGCGCTGGCCGCCCGCGCGCTGGTCACCCGGCACGACGTCCGGCGCCTGGTCCTGGCCAGCCGGCGCGGGCCGGACGCCGAGGGCGTCGAAGACCTCGTCACCGAGCTGACCGGGCACGGCGCGTCCGTGTCCGTGGTGGCCTGCGACGTCGCCGACCGCGACCAGGTGGCCGCGCTGCTCGCGGACCACCCGGTGACGGCGGTGGTGCACACGGCGGGCGTGTTCGACGCCGGTGTCACCGGCGCACTGACCCGGGACCGGCTGGCCAAGGTGTTCGCCCCCAAGGTCGACGCGGTCCGCCACCTCGACGAGCTGACCGGAGACCTCGACGCGTTCATCGTCTACTCGTCCGCCTCCTCGATCTTCATGGGCGCGGGCAGCGGCGGGTACGCGGCAGCGAACGCCTTCCTCGACGGCCTGATGGCCGCCCGCCGCGCGGCCGGCCGCCCCGGGCTTTCGCTGGCCTGGGGCCCGTGGGAGCAGCTCACCGGCATGGCCGGCACCATCGACGACCTGACCCTGGCCCGGATGAGCCGTCGTGAAGGCCGCGGCGGCGTGCGGGCGCTCGGGTCCGCCGAGGGCATGGAGCTGTTCGACGCGGCCCTCGCGGCCGGGGAAGCCCTGCTGGTGCCGATCGAGCTCGACCTCCGCGAAGTGCGGGCCGACGCGGCCGCCGGCGGCACCGTGCCGCACCTGCTGCGCGGGCTCGTCCGGGCGGGCAGGCAGGCGGCACGCACGGCACCGGGCGAGGACGGCGGCCTGGCCCGCAAGCTCGCCGGGCTCACCGTGGCCGACCAGGAAAAGCTGCTGCTCGACCTCGTCCGCGGCCAGGTCGCCATCGTGCTCGGGCACGCCGGCAGCTCCGGCGTCCGCGCGGACGCGGCGTTCAAGGACGCCGGCTTCGACTCGCTGACGTCTGTGGAGCTGCGCAACCGGCTGCGCGAGGCCACCGGCCTGAAACTGCCCGCGACGCTGGTCTTCGACCACCCGAACCCCCTGGCGCTGGCCCGGCACCTGCGCACCGAACTGGCCGTCGAGGAGGCGTCCCCGGCCGACGCGGTGCTGGCCGGCCTCGCCGGGCTGGAGACGGCCATCGCGGCCGCCTCGGACGGCGACCGGATCGCCGCCCGGCTGCGGGAACTGCTCAAGGCGGCGGAAGCCCGGCCGAGCACCTCCGACGATCTCGACACGGCCAGCGACGAGGAGCTCTTCGCCCTCGTCGACGGGCTCGACTGAAACCGCACACGTGAGACTGGGAGTTGAGATCAGTGGCTGACGAGGGACAGCTCCGCGACTACCTCAAGCGGGCCATCGCCGACGCCCGCGACGCCCGCACGCGGCTGCGCGAGGTCGAGGACCAGGCGCGGGAGCCGATCGCCATCGTCGCCATGGCGTGCCGGTACCCGGGCGGCGTCGCCTCGCCCGAGGACCTGTGGCGGCTGGTGGCCGACGGCGTCGACGCCGTCACCGCGTTCCCCGGCGACCGCGGCTGGGACGTCGACGGGCTCGTCGACCCCGACCCCGACCGCCCGGGCACGACGTACACCGACCAGGGCGGCTTCCTCCACGACGCGGGGCTCTTCGACGCCGGGTTCTTCGGGATCTCGCCGCGGGAAGCCGTCGCGATGGACCCGCAGCAGCGGCTGCTGCTGGAAACGTCGTGGGAGGCCATCGAGCGCACCGGCACCGACCCGCGTTCGCTGAAGGGCAGCGACGTCGGCGTGTTCACCGGCGTCGCGAGCATGGGCTACGGCGCCGGCGGCGGCACGGTCGCCCCGGAACTCGAGGGGTTCGTCGGCACCGGGGCGGCGCCGTGCATCGCGTCCGGCCGGGTGTCGTACGTCCTCGGCTTCGAGGGCCCGGCGGTCACCGTCGACACCGGGTGCTCGTCGTCGCTGGTCGCCATGCACCTCGCCGCGCAGGCCCTGCGCCGCGGCGACTGCTCGATGGCGCTGGCCGGCGGCGCGATGGTGATGGCCCAGCCCGGTTCCTTCGTGTCCTTCTCCCGGCAGCGCGGGCTCGCCAGGGACGGGCGCTGCAAGGCCTTCGCGGACAGCGCCGACGGCATGGGGCTGGCCGAGGGCGTCGGCGTCATCGCGCTGGAACGGCTGTCGGTCGCCCGCGAGCGCGGGCATCGCGTGCTGGCGGTGCTGCGCGGCATCGCGGTCAACTCCGACGGCGCCTCGAACGGCCTGACCGCGCCCAACGGCCCGTCCCAGCAGCGGGTGATCCGCGCCGCCCTCGCCGAAGCCGGGCTTTCACCGTCCGATGTAGACGCCGTCGAAGGCCACGGCACGGGCACGACCCTGGGTGACCCGATCGAGGCGCAGGCCCTGCTGGCCACCTACGGCAAGGACCGCGAGACACCGTTGTGGCTCGGTTCGATCAAGTCGAACCTCGGGCACACCCAGGCCGCGGCGGGCGTGGCCAGCGTGATCAAGATGGTCGAGGCGCTGCGGCACGGCGTGCTGCCCCCGACCCTGCACGTCGACCAGCCGTCCACCGAGGTCGACTGGTCGGCCGGCGCGGTTTCGCTGCTGACGGAGGCGCGGGAGTGGCCGCGCGACGGCCGTCCGCGCCGGGCCGGGGTCTCGTCGTTCGGGATCAGCGGGACCAACGCGCACCTCATCCTGGAAGAAGCGCCCGAGGAGGAGACCGCTCCGGCCGAAGCCGTCGCCGGTGTCGTGCCGATCGTGGTGTCGGCCCGCGGGGCACTGGCCGGTCAGGCCGGGCGGCTGGCCGCGTTCCTCCGCGAATCCGACGCGCCCCTGCCCGCCGTCGCCGGGTCGCTGGTCGCCGGCCGCTCCCGGTTCGACGACCGGGCCGTCGTGGTGGCGGGCAGCCGGGACGAGGCCGTGACGAGCCTGGAAGCGTTGGCTCGCGGGGAAAACACGGCCGCGGTCACCGGTCGGGTGGGTGCGCCGGGCAAGGTCGTGTGGGTGTTCCCGGGCCAGGGCTCGCAGTGGGTCGGCATGGGCCGGGAGCTCCTCGACGCGTCGCCGGTGTTCGCCGAGCGGATCAAGGAGTGCGCGGCCGCCCTCGAACCGTGGATCGACTGGTCGCTGCTCGACGTCCTCCGTGGTGAGGGCGACCTCGAGCGGGTCGATGTCCTGCAGCCCGCGTGCTTTGCGGTGATGGTCGGCCTGGCCGCGGTGTGGTCCTCGGCCGGGGTGGTTCCCGATGCCGTGCTCGGCCATTCGCAGGGCGAGATCGCCGCCGCGTGCGTGTCGGGTGCGTTGTCGCTCGAGGACGCGGCGAAGGTGGTCGCGTTGCGCAGCCAGTCCATCGCGGCGAAGCTGGCCGGCCGCGGTGGGATGGCGTCGGTCGCGCTGAGCGAGGAAGACGCCGTCGCCCGCTTGGCGCCGTGGGCCGACCGGGTCGAGGTGGCCGCGGTCAACGGCCCGTCGTCGGTGGTGATCGCGGGTGATGCCGAAGCTCTCACTGAGGCTGTCGAGGTCCTCGGCGGACGGCGGGTGGCGGTGGACTACGCGTCCCACACCCGGCACGTCGAGGACCTCGAGGGCACTCTCGCCGAGACTCTGGCTGGGATCGAGGCGCAGGCGCCGGTGGTGCCGTTCTTCTCGACGGTCACCGGCGAATGGGTGCGGGACGGTGTCCTGGATGGCGGTTATTGGTACCGGAACCTGCGCAACCAGGTCCGCTTCGGCTCGGCGGTGCAGACACTGATCGAGCAAGGGCACGGCGTGTTCGTCGAGGTCAGCGCTCACCCGGTGCTGGTGCAGCCGATCAGTGAACTCGCTGACGCCGTCGGGACATTGCGGCGGGACGACGGCGGCCTCCGG
This region includes:
- a CDS encoding beta-ketoacyl synthase N-terminal-like domain-containing protein, whose translation is MADEGQLRDYLKRAIADARDARTRLREVEDQAREPIAIVAMACRYPGGVASPEDLWRLVADGVDAVTAFPGDRGWDVDGLVDPDPDRPGTTYTDQGGFLHDAGLFDAGFFGISPREAVAMDPQQRLLLETSWEAIERTGTDPRSLKGSDVGVFTGVASMGYGAGGGTVAPELEGFVGTGAAPCIASGRVSYVLGFEGPAVTVDTGCSSSLVAMHLAAQALRRGDCSMALAGGAMVMAQPGSFVSFSRQRGLARDGRCKAFADSADGMGLAEGVGVIALERLSVARERGHRVLAVLRGIAVNSDGASNGLTAPNGPSQQRVIRAALAEAGLSPSDVDAVEGHGTGTTLGDPIEAQALLATYGKDRETPLWLGSIKSNLGHTQAAAGVASVIKMVEALRHGVLPPTLHVDQPSTEVDWSAGAVSLLTEAREWPRDGRPRRAGVSSFGISGTNAHLILEEAPEEETAPAEAVAGVVPIVVSARGALAGQAGRLAAFLRESDAPLPAVAGSLVAGRSRFDDRAVVVAGSRDEAVTSLEALARGENTAAVTGRVGAPGKVVWVFPGQGSQWVGMGRELLDASPVFAERIKECAAALEPWIDWSLLDVLRGEGDLERVDVLQPACFAVMVGLAAVWSSAGVVPDAVLGHSQGEIAAACVSGALSLEDAAKVVALRSQSIAAKLAGRGGMASVALSEEDAVARLAPWADRVEVAAVNGPSSVVIAGDAEALTEAVEVLGGRRVAVDYASHTRHVEDLEGTLAETLAGIEAQAPVVPFFSTVTGEWVRDGVLDGGYWYRNLRNQVRFGSAVQTLIEQGHGVFVEVSAHPVLVQPISELADAVGTLRRDDGGLRRLLTSMAELFVRGVDVDWTTFVPPARVDLPTYAFDHRHYWLRYVETAADAAGPVVRLPQTGGLVFTSRWSLKTQPWLAEHALDEIIVVPGAALAELAIRAGDEAGTPVLDELVVEALPIVPERGAIRVQVMVGGPDENGLRPLEVYSQPDDAGDEWTRHATGTLSATPPPGTRQNGDEIFAEVSLPDDVDAGAFGIHPALLHTALVGEDLSQPMEWRGVTLHAEGASALRVRRGPGGSLEATDGAGNLVVTAEEVVLRPVSVGQPGTTRDSLFQVNWIELPGSQQADGVADVLEVPGGDAPLTATSRVLEKLQTWLAEPEAERLVVVTRGAVPAGDTPVTDPAAAAVWGLVRSAQAENPERIVLLDTDGEVPLGAVLATGEPQVAVRGAALHVPRLARAEATAGDGLRGTVLVSGAGVLGEIVARHLVTHHGVRNLVLASRRGLDADGAKDLVTDLTGEGADVSVVACDLADRDQVAALLAEHRPASVIHTAGVLDDGVIGTLTRERLAKVFAPKVDAVRHLDELTRDRDLDAFVVFSSGSGVFGSPGQGNYAAANAFLDAAMAERRAAGLPGLSLAWGLWEQATGLTAHLGGTDQARMSRGGVRPITADEGMTLLDASLGAQPAVLVPVKLDLREVRAGGAVPHLLRGLVRPGRRHAQGASTVDDSLQQRLAGLAAPEQEALLVDLVRSQVAAVLGHAGPDAVRADTAFKDAGFDSLTSVDLRNRLRESTGLKLPATLAFDYPTPLALARHLRDELGAGDDALSVVHARLEDVEALLGGLVLDESTKTGLTLRLQGLVARCNGVSGEPDGATLADRLEAASADEVLDFIDEELGLT